The Nostoc sp. 'Lobaria pulmonaria (5183) cyanobiont' genome window below encodes:
- a CDS encoding nucleotidyltransferase domain-containing protein, with the protein MKRIEVEQRTILIGLAGSHGYGLNRPDSDFDYRGVFIAPKRYYLGFDRIEQKDSGWDEPGIFPFIDGNKDTVIYELRKILQLLAGANPNVLELLWLNNYPFLSAVGQHLIDRKQLFLSKKVKHTYTGYAFAQIKKMETHRKWLLKPPQKKPIPSDFAIEDEAPLSKDELNAFLEYLYNLIRGRIEFLEEAEQLYQLLTADIDFKGVLKQYTLPDETLKYTQKLTNSRKDFIRLLQKSQSYQIALREWKAYLSWQENRNPARAEMERKSGFDLKHGMHCIRLLRSGVEILRQGEVIVDRRIAGDVEDLKAILRGEYSYEQVMKMAEDLVAEMEIVCEQSALPHKPDLEQINELCMELVEMQKWNH; encoded by the coding sequence ATGAAAAGAATAGAAGTTGAGCAAAGAACTATTTTAATTGGTTTGGCTGGTAGCCACGGCTATGGTTTAAATCGTCCTGATTCCGACTTTGATTATCGGGGAGTATTTATTGCACCCAAAAGGTACTATTTGGGATTTGATCGGATAGAACAAAAAGATAGTGGTTGGGATGAACCAGGAATATTTCCATTCATTGATGGTAACAAAGACACAGTTATATATGAATTAAGAAAAATCCTCCAGTTATTAGCTGGCGCAAATCCCAATGTTTTAGAATTGCTTTGGTTGAATAACTATCCTTTTTTAAGCGCAGTCGGACAGCATTTAATCGATCGTAAACAGTTATTTTTGAGCAAAAAGGTAAAACATACTTACACTGGTTATGCCTTTGCCCAAATCAAAAAGATGGAAACTCATCGTAAGTGGTTGTTAAAGCCACCGCAAAAAAAACCGATACCATCTGACTTCGCCATAGAAGACGAAGCGCCTCTGAGCAAAGATGAGTTAAATGCTTTTCTAGAATATCTTTATAACTTAATCAGAGGACGGATTGAATTTTTGGAAGAAGCGGAACAATTATATCAATTGCTGACAGCAGATATTGATTTTAAAGGAGTCTTAAAACAATATACTTTACCCGATGAAACTTTGAAATATACCCAAAAGTTAACCAATAGCCGTAAAGACTTTATCCGTCTGCTTCAGAAAAGCCAAAGCTATCAAATAGCTTTAAGAGAATGGAAGGCTTACTTATCTTGGCAGGAGAATAGAAATCCAGCTAGAGCAGAAATGGAAAGAAAGTCGGGTTTTGACCTTAAACATGGAATGCACTGCATTAGATTGTTACGCAGTGGAGTAGAAATATTGCGGCAAGGTGAAGTGATTGTAGATAGGAGAATAGCTGGTGATGTTGAAGATTTAAAAGCTATTTTAAGGGGTGAGTATTCTTATGAACAGGTGATGAAAATGGCAGAAGATTTAGTCGCCGAAATGGAAATTGTTTGCGAACAATCTGCCCTACCTCATAAACCTGATTTGGAACAAATTAATGAGTTGTGTATGGAACTGGTGGAAATGCAAAAATGGAATCATTAG
- a CDS encoding Nif11-like leader peptide family natural product precursor has product MTQQNAARLFQAVKQDQALQQRLKATADPEAFIKIAQERGYDFNAEELDSEISKLSEEDLAAIVNPGWGNRRHIYPR; this is encoded by the coding sequence ATGACACAGCAAAATGCTGCCCGACTTTTTCAAGCGGTAAAACAAGATCAAGCTTTACAGCAAAGACTCAAAGCAACAGCCGATCCAGAAGCCTTCATCAAAATTGCTCAAGAGCGTGGCTATGATTTCAACGCCGAAGAACTGGACAGTGAAATCAGCAAATTATCTGAAGAAGATTTAGCCGCAATTGTTAATCCAGGATGGGGGAATAGACGCCACATTTATCCTAGATAA
- a CDS encoding ATP-dependent Zn protease, protein MSQTSLNLVAISIFLMTLSVLVGPFLNLSPAVPAVATFTILGIATLDSFSLQGKGGTIFLDWIAGFSKEHRDRIVHHEAGHFLVAYLLGIPVTGYTLSAWEAWKQGQSGQGGVSFDDNELASQLEVGKISAQMLDRYCTVWMAGIAAETLVFNNAEGGTDDKSKLIGVLTILGFSESVYQQKLRFHILQAKTLLEENWSSYEALVNAMRQRTSVEDCHAELGVGSGK, encoded by the coding sequence ATGAGCCAAACTAGCCTCAATTTAGTTGCAATATCTATCTTTCTGATGACCCTATCGGTACTGGTGGGGCCATTCTTAAACTTATCACCGGCAGTCCCAGCAGTTGCTACCTTCACCATATTAGGCATAGCGACATTAGATAGCTTCAGCCTGCAAGGCAAGGGTGGTACTATCTTTTTAGATTGGATTGCTGGTTTTTCAAAAGAACACCGCGATCGCATCGTCCACCACGAAGCAGGGCATTTCTTGGTTGCTTACCTGTTGGGTATTCCCGTTACCGGCTACACACTCAGCGCTTGGGAAGCCTGGAAACAGGGGCAATCAGGGCAAGGCGGCGTTAGCTTTGATGATAACGAATTAGCATCTCAACTAGAAGTAGGTAAAATCAGCGCCCAAATGCTAGACCGCTACTGCACTGTTTGGATGGCGGGTATTGCTGCTGAAACCCTGGTTTTTAATAATGCTGAGGGTGGAACTGATGATAAAAGCAAGCTGATAGGAGTCTTGACAATTTTAGGCTTTTCTGAATCAGTTTATCAGCAAAAACTGCGTTTTCATATCCTCCAGGCAAAAACTCTACTAGAAGAAAATTGGTCTAGCTACGAGGCTTTAGTTAATGCCATGCGACAACGCACTTCGGTAGAAGATTGCCATGCTGAGTTAGGAGTAGGAAGTGGGAAATAG
- the rpmA gene encoding 50S ribosomal protein L27 codes for MAHKKGTGSTRNGRDSNAQRLGVKRYGGQVVRAGNILVRQRGTKFHPGNNVGIGSDDTLFALIDGVVTFERKGKTRKKVSVYSPVAAAEAAPAEAVAS; via the coding sequence ATGGCTCATAAGAAAGGAACAGGTAGCACACGCAACGGTCGTGATTCTAATGCCCAACGTCTGGGTGTCAAGCGTTATGGCGGTCAAGTTGTACGTGCAGGAAACATTCTCGTGCGTCAGCGTGGTACTAAATTCCACCCTGGTAACAATGTCGGTATTGGTAGCGATGACACATTGTTTGCCTTAATCGACGGTGTTGTGACGTTTGAGAGAAAGGGCAAAACTCGTAAAAAAGTTAGTGTTTATTCACCTGTAGCCGCTGCTGAGGCAGCCCCTGCTGAGGCAGTAGCAAGTTAG
- the bchI gene encoding magnesium chelatase ATPase subunit I gives MSPTAQSTASARRIVFPFTAIVGQEEMKLALLLNVIDPKIGGVMIMGDRGTGKSTTIRALADLLPEISVVANDPFSSDPSDPDLMSDEVRQLLEQGAEIPVAHKKVQMVDLPLGATEDRVCGTIDIEKALSEGVKAFEPGLLAKANRGILYVDEVNLLDDHLVDVLLDSAASGWNTVEREGISIRHPARFVLVGSGNPEEGELRPQLLDRFGMHAEIHTVKEPALRVQIVEQRADFDQNPPVFLENYKPQQEALQQQIVNAQELLPEVKIDYDLRVKISEVCSELDVDGLRGDIVSNRAAKALTAYEGRAEVTVDDIHRVITLCLRHRLRKDPLESIDSGYKVAKVFSRVFGVELPESDTAQKNGTGQKLGARG, from the coding sequence GTGAGTCCAACTGCTCAATCCACGGCAAGTGCGCGTCGCATAGTATTTCCTTTTACGGCAATTGTCGGCCAGGAAGAAATGAAACTGGCGCTGCTATTGAACGTGATTGACCCCAAAATTGGGGGTGTAATGATTATGGGCGATCGCGGCACCGGGAAATCCACAACTATCCGGGCGCTGGCGGATCTGCTACCAGAAATTTCTGTGGTTGCTAATGACCCCTTCAGTAGCGATCCTAGCGACCCCGACTTGATGAGCGATGAAGTCCGCCAACTTTTAGAACAAGGGGCGGAAATTCCCGTAGCTCACAAAAAAGTCCAAATGGTAGACCTGCCGCTAGGAGCTACAGAAGACCGAGTTTGTGGCACAATCGACATCGAGAAAGCTTTATCTGAAGGTGTCAAAGCTTTTGAACCGGGACTGCTAGCAAAGGCTAACCGAGGCATTCTCTATGTGGATGAAGTCAACTTACTAGATGACCACCTTGTAGATGTGTTACTCGACTCTGCTGCCAGTGGATGGAACACTGTAGAACGAGAAGGTATTTCTATCCGTCACCCTGCACGTTTTGTGCTTGTCGGTTCTGGGAACCCCGAAGAAGGCGAACTACGCCCCCAATTACTCGATCGCTTTGGGATGCACGCAGAAATTCACACAGTCAAAGAACCAGCTTTGCGGGTGCAAATAGTGGAACAACGGGCGGATTTTGACCAAAATCCGCCAGTATTTCTCGAAAACTACAAACCCCAGCAAGAAGCATTACAACAGCAAATTGTCAATGCTCAAGAGCTTTTGCCAGAAGTGAAAATTGACTACGATCTGCGGGTGAAAATTTCTGAAGTCTGTTCAGAATTGGATGTGGATGGTTTGCGGGGTGACATTGTTAGTAACCGCGCCGCCAAAGCCTTAACAGCTTATGAAGGACGGGCTGAAGTTACAGTTGATGATATCCATCGTGTAATTACGCTATGCTTGCGTCACAGACTGCGGAAAGACCCTTTAGAATCGATTGATTCTGGCTACAAAGTCGCCAAAGTTTTTAGCCGTGTCTTTGGCGTCGAACTACCAGAAAGTGATACTGCACAAAAAAACGGCACAGGTCAAAAGTTAGGGGCTAGGGGTTAA
- a CDS encoding DUF3172 domain-containing protein, whose product MKRKSTGRSATTSKPSIFQSPLFNFTTIAIMGGVLILGIGIGIAFSSTTTLAPSNVASREFIDTKAPNPEICVQYGASAMVMDARLFVTLNPFNVYVAQPSMRPGCVIRQNNWALLEQRKLVTSEQVNECKNRLNTFGFTGNLDSDKPDIRCIYQNEAAQNFFTAQPGAVGTPQETDRF is encoded by the coding sequence ATGAAACGTAAATCTACTGGTAGATCGGCTACTACTTCTAAACCCTCTATTTTCCAATCCCCTCTATTTAACTTCACCACCATCGCAATTATGGGAGGGGTGTTGATTTTGGGAATTGGGATTGGCATTGCTTTTAGTTCTACAACCACGTTAGCCCCATCAAATGTGGCTTCTCGTGAATTCATTGACACCAAAGCACCAAACCCTGAAATTTGTGTGCAGTACGGAGCCAGCGCGATGGTGATGGACGCTAGGCTGTTTGTCACTCTCAACCCCTTTAATGTCTATGTTGCCCAGCCAAGTATGCGTCCTGGATGTGTGATTCGACAAAATAACTGGGCGCTTTTAGAGCAACGTAAGCTGGTGACATCTGAGCAGGTAAATGAGTGCAAAAATCGCCTGAACACCTTTGGCTTTACAGGTAATTTGGACAGTGATAAACCTGATATTAGGTGTATATATCAGAATGAAGCTGCTCAAAACTTCTTCACCGCTCAACCGGGAGCAGTTGGAACACCTCAGGAAACGGATAGATTTTAG
- a CDS encoding ABC transporter permease, whose amino-acid sequence MTSQRALLSGKRFKTSQLQIFLADSLTIFWGDWLDLRVRILPVAASGLISPLIYILAFGLGLGSSIKPGSGISGNYDNYLEFILPGMVALSSMTVSFAGTTFSICGDRLFTKTFEELLLTPIHPLALYIGKMLAGVVRGLMTSGSVILVALLLTGNWNFLNPLFLLLVALNCAVFAGLGVIVGLSVRSLESVGLYNNFIIIPMSFLGATFFDPATLPAALKVLVYLLPLTYASIGLRAVAHLPLSQFPWYSIPILLVVAIALSLWGGYKFAHQQD is encoded by the coding sequence GTGACATCTCAAAGAGCGCTACTTTCGGGCAAGAGGTTCAAAACTTCGCAACTTCAAATCTTCCTAGCTGATAGTCTGACTATTTTTTGGGGAGATTGGTTAGATTTACGCGTGAGAATCCTACCAGTTGCTGCATCAGGCTTAATATCGCCACTGATATATATTTTAGCTTTTGGCTTGGGTTTGGGTAGTTCCATCAAACCCGGTTCAGGAATTAGTGGTAACTATGACAACTATTTGGAATTTATATTACCGGGAATGGTGGCGCTATCGTCGATGACGGTTAGCTTTGCTGGAACGACATTTTCAATTTGTGGAGACAGACTATTTACCAAAACCTTTGAGGAACTATTGTTAACTCCTATACATCCCTTAGCGTTGTACATCGGTAAAATGCTGGCGGGAGTCGTGCGGGGTTTGATGACTTCTGGTTCTGTAATTTTGGTAGCGCTGCTGTTGACTGGAAACTGGAATTTTCTCAACCCACTGTTTTTACTGTTAGTGGCGCTGAATTGTGCGGTATTTGCTGGATTAGGGGTGATTGTAGGGTTGAGTGTGCGATCGCTCGAATCAGTCGGACTCTACAATAATTTTATCATTATCCCCATGTCGTTCTTAGGAGCGACTTTCTTTGACCCTGCTACATTACCAGCGGCTCTCAAAGTTCTAGTTTACCTGTTGCCACTAACCTACGCCAGCATTGGATTGCGTGCAGTTGCCCATCTACCCTTGTCTCAGTTTCCTTGGTACAGCATACCGATTTTGCTGGTAGTTGCGATCGCTCTTTCTTTATGGGGTGGTTATAAATTTGCTCATCAACAAGATTAA
- the rplU gene encoding 50S ribosomal protein L21, which yields MTYAIIETGGKQIRVEPGRFYDIELLAIEPDEKVTIDSVLLVQHDGEVTIGQPLVTGATVEGTVMRHYRGRKVLVYKMKPKKKTRKKRGHRQEITRLMIDSITLNGAVFAVQGEAEKETPVVDDTAAEEVETAAE from the coding sequence ATGACCTACGCGATTATTGAAACTGGCGGCAAACAAATACGAGTAGAGCCAGGGCGGTTTTATGATATTGAACTGCTTGCGATCGAACCCGATGAAAAAGTTACGATAGATTCCGTATTACTCGTGCAGCACGATGGCGAAGTCACTATTGGACAGCCACTAGTAACAGGTGCGACTGTAGAAGGGACTGTAATGCGACATTACAGAGGTCGTAAAGTTCTGGTATACAAAATGAAGCCGAAAAAGAAAACCCGCAAAAAGCGGGGGCATCGTCAGGAAATTACCAGACTTATGATTGACTCCATTACCCTTAACGGTGCAGTGTTTGCTGTTCAAGGAGAAGCGGAGAAGGAAACCCCCGTTGTAGATGACACTGCTGCTGAAGAAGTTGAAACCGCTGCTGAATAA
- a CDS encoding glycoside hydrolase family 10 protein: MKSLFIVQSWRRRCTAACRQTSLKYLFPILILISFITVLLVDSFTPAIAQIPRQEIRGVWMTTNDFDTLKNRDKVQDAVSQLRRMNFNTIYPVVWNSGYVMYPSALAQSAGIQPFVYKGSDGHDILADLINQAHHQGLLVIPWFEFGFMAPPTSELALNYPNWFTQKRDGSQTSNSAAGEVMWLNPFLPQVQEFITNLVLETVTQYDADGIQFDDHMSLPHEFGYDQYTVALYTKETNNPPPKNPQDAVWVKWRADKITAFMIELNQAVKQRKPQAIFSVSPNYYDLAYKFHLQDWLGWMRQNIVDELIVQIYRPDLKSFVANISRAEIQEAQQKIPTGVGIMTGLRNNPVPMQQIKSQVRAAQERGLGVTFFYYESLWNDALESLNERQAGFENLFPSPALRARVE, translated from the coding sequence ATGAAATCACTTTTTATTGTTCAAAGTTGGCGGCGTAGATGCACAGCAGCTTGTCGTCAGACATCGCTCAAGTATCTTTTTCCGATTCTCATTTTAATATCCTTTATTACAGTATTACTGGTAGACAGTTTCACCCCTGCCATCGCACAGATACCCCGTCAGGAAATTCGCGGGGTTTGGATGACCACTAATGATTTTGACACCCTCAAGAATCGAGACAAAGTACAGGATGCAGTGAGTCAACTGCGGCGGATGAACTTCAATACAATCTATCCTGTGGTGTGGAATTCTGGCTATGTGATGTATCCCAGTGCCCTAGCACAAAGTGCAGGTATTCAACCTTTTGTCTACAAAGGTTCAGATGGACATGATATTCTTGCAGACCTGATTAACCAAGCCCATCATCAAGGATTGCTAGTGATTCCCTGGTTTGAGTTTGGTTTTATGGCTCCCCCAACCTCAGAATTAGCACTAAATTACCCGAATTGGTTTACACAAAAGCGGGATGGTAGCCAAACTTCAAACAGTGCGGCTGGTGAGGTGATGTGGCTCAATCCGTTCCTTCCACAAGTGCAAGAGTTTATCACCAATCTAGTGCTGGAAACTGTTACTCAATATGATGCCGATGGTATTCAGTTTGACGATCACATGAGTTTGCCTCACGAGTTTGGCTACGACCAATATACAGTTGCTTTGTACACCAAAGAAACAAATAATCCTCCCCCAAAAAATCCCCAAGATGCGGTATGGGTAAAGTGGCGGGCAGATAAAATTACCGCGTTCATGATAGAACTTAATCAAGCTGTGAAACAGAGAAAACCCCAGGCGATTTTCTCTGTTTCTCCTAATTACTATGATTTGGCTTACAAGTTTCACTTGCAAGATTGGCTAGGTTGGATGCGACAAAATATTGTGGACGAATTAATTGTGCAAATTTATCGTCCCGATCTAAAAAGTTTTGTGGCAAATATTTCCCGCGCAGAAATTCAAGAAGCACAACAAAAAATTCCAACTGGAGTTGGCATTATGACAGGGTTACGAAATAACCCAGTTCCTATGCAGCAAATCAAGTCTCAGGTGCGGGCCGCCCAAGAACGAGGTCTAGGCGTAACCTTCTTTTATTATGAAAGTCTTTGGAACGATGCTCTAGAATCTTTAAATGAGCGACAAGCTGGATTTGAAAATCTTTTTCCATCTCCTGCACTCCGCGCCAGAGTTGAATGA
- a CDS encoding glycosyltransferase family 4 protein → MRIIHILNDVQEIGNGIVNVAVDLACLQAKSGYEVAVISAGGEYEALLDICGVKHYQLDQSRKPINTIKAAMRYRTIAAEFQPDIVHAHMMTGVILARIFKGNKYALVSTVHNEFQRASLLMGLADRVIAVSQAVCDSMIRRGIPENKLRVVCNGTLGSPRTRQIQDYQPLALQHPAIATVAGMYQRKGIAELIAAFEQIASDFPQAHLYLVGNGPDKQLFEAQAQATSVKERIHFEGFQPEPQRYLISCDIFVLASHRDPCPLVLSEARETGTAIVGTQVDGIPEALDNGRAGLLVPAKDSHALAGVLVQLLSNAEMLDEWKQRAKKNLQRLSVARVHQETMTVYRELITE, encoded by the coding sequence ATGCGAATCATACATATTTTGAACGACGTTCAAGAAATAGGTAACGGTATTGTGAATGTGGCTGTGGATCTGGCTTGTCTACAGGCAAAATCTGGTTATGAAGTCGCGGTTATTTCTGCTGGTGGGGAATACGAGGCTTTACTAGATATTTGTGGTGTCAAACATTACCAATTAGACCAAAGCAGAAAACCGATAAATACGATCAAAGCGGCTATGCGTTATCGAACGATCGCAGCTGAATTTCAACCGGATATTGTTCATGCCCACATGATGACGGGAGTAATACTAGCACGTATTTTTAAAGGAAACAAATATGCTTTAGTTTCTACAGTCCACAACGAATTTCAGCGTGCCAGCCTGCTGATGGGTTTAGCTGACAGGGTAATTGCTGTCAGTCAGGCTGTATGTGATTCTATGATTAGGCGTGGTATTCCAGAAAACAAGTTGCGGGTGGTGTGTAACGGAACTTTAGGCAGTCCCCGCACCCGACAGATACAAGATTATCAACCTTTAGCATTACAGCATCCAGCGATCGCTACTGTAGCCGGGATGTATCAACGCAAGGGAATTGCTGAGTTAATTGCTGCCTTTGAACAAATCGCCTCAGATTTTCCTCAAGCCCATCTTTATTTGGTAGGAAATGGCCCTGATAAACAGCTATTTGAGGCACAGGCACAAGCAACTTCTGTAAAAGAACGCATTCATTTTGAAGGCTTCCAACCGGAACCTCAACGCTATCTGATATCTTGTGACATCTTTGTACTAGCTTCCCACCGCGATCCTTGCCCTTTGGTACTTTCGGAAGCTAGAGAAACTGGAACTGCGATCGTCGGTACTCAAGTAGACGGGATTCCTGAAGCTTTAGACAACGGGCGAGCAGGTCTTTTGGTGCCAGCAAAAGATAGTCATGCTTTAGCTGGGGTTTTAGTGCAATTACTGAGTAATGCCGAGATGCTGGACGAGTGGAAACAGCGGGCAAAGAAAAACCTACAGAGGCTAAGTGTTGCCCGCGTTCATCAGGAAACAATGACAGTGTATCGGGAGTTAATTACAGAATGA